A region from the Bacteroidota bacterium genome encodes:
- a CDS encoding DUF853 family protein: MTNIQVFREQIEKGYACKGDYLVLGGAMIDHQAVDGLQVKAPLRMFNRHGLVAGATGTGKSKTLQMISEGLSDQGVSVLLMDIKGDMSGLAMPGNPHTRIEERHQKIGKTWQPSAYPVELLTISHEPGARMRATISEFGPVLLSKMLELNDNQQGLVALAFKFADDRGLPLLDIKDFRAVLQYIAGEGKDEVQKNYGLVSSASVGAVMRKLLELEQQGAELFFGEPSFEVDDLVRLDPQGRGYINILRLVDIQTRPKLFSTFMLALLAEIYEKYPERGDVERPELVIFIDEAHLIFNEASKALLSQIETIIKLIRSKGVGIFFCTQVPSDVPNIILSQLGMKVQHSLRAFTAKDRKDIKLAAENYPVSEFYKTDELLTSLGTGEAMVSVLNEKGNPSPLVHCLMCAPQSRMDVLNPDEIQQLLRRSQLVSKYNTTIDRNSAFEMLQRKLEQSSDQAPSGTSGRSGPGSQRREPSTFETVMKSPVTTTIIREVTRGLLGVLGIKTTTRRTSTRRR; this comes from the coding sequence ATGACTAATATTCAGGTATTTCGCGAGCAGATCGAAAAAGGCTACGCCTGCAAGGGCGATTATCTGGTGCTGGGTGGAGCCATGATTGACCATCAGGCAGTGGATGGCCTGCAGGTGAAAGCCCCCCTGCGCATGTTCAACAGGCATGGGTTGGTGGCCGGCGCCACAGGAACAGGTAAATCGAAAACCCTGCAGATGATTTCGGAGGGGCTTTCGGACCAGGGTGTATCGGTGCTGCTCATGGACATCAAAGGCGATATGAGCGGGCTGGCCATGCCGGGCAACCCGCATACCCGCATCGAAGAACGCCACCAAAAAATTGGCAAAACATGGCAGCCCTCGGCCTACCCCGTTGAGCTTCTCACCATCTCGCACGAACCAGGCGCCCGCATGCGTGCCACCATCAGCGAGTTCGGGCCGGTTTTGCTGAGCAAGATGCTCGAGCTCAACGACAACCAGCAAGGCCTGGTGGCACTGGCTTTCAAGTTTGCCGACGACCGTGGCCTGCCACTGCTCGACATCAAAGACTTTCGCGCTGTGCTTCAGTATATTGCAGGCGAAGGGAAAGACGAAGTGCAGAAAAACTACGGTTTGGTGAGCAGCGCCTCGGTGGGTGCCGTTATGCGCAAGCTGCTCGAGCTGGAACAACAAGGCGCCGAGCTCTTTTTCGGCGAACCCAGCTTTGAGGTGGACGACCTGGTGCGTCTCGACCCACAAGGCCGCGGCTACATCAACATCCTCCGCCTGGTGGACATTCAGACCAGGCCAAAGCTCTTTTCTACCTTCATGCTAGCCTTGCTGGCTGAGATTTATGAAAAGTATCCTGAAAGGGGCGACGTGGAACGCCCGGAGCTGGTAATCTTCATCGACGAAGCCCACCTGATATTCAACGAGGCTTCCAAGGCCCTGCTCAGCCAGATCGAAACAATCATCAAGCTCATCCGCTCCAAAGGTGTAGGCATCTTTTTCTGCACCCAGGTGCCCTCGGATGTGCCCAATATCATCCTGAGTCAGCTGGGAATGAAGGTGCAACACTCCCTGCGCGCTTTTACTGCCAAAGACCGCAAGGACATCAAACTGGCAGCCGAAAACTACCCCGTCTCGGAGTTTTATAAGACCGATGAACTGCTCACCTCGCTGGGCACAGGAGAAGCCATGGTGAGTGTGCTCAACGAAAAAGGCAATCCCAGTCCGCTGGTGCACTGCCTGATGTGCGCCCCGCAGTCGCGCATGGATGTGCTGAACCCGGATGAGATTCAGCAGTTGTTGCGCCGTAGCCAGCTGGTGTCGAAATACAACACCACCATCGATCGCAACAGTGCATTTGAAATGCTTCAGCGCAAGTTGGAACAGAGTAGCGATCAGGCGCCTTCAGGCACTTCCGGCCGCAGCGGCCCGGGCAGCCAGCGTCGCGAGCCAAGCACCTTTGAAACGGTGATGAAAAGCCCGGTTACCACCACCATCATCCGCGAGGTCACCCGCGGACTGCTGGGGGTGCTGGGCATCAAAACCACCACCCGCCGGACTTCCACACGAAGGCGATAA
- a CDS encoding aldehyde dehydrogenase family protein, translated as MTNQTTLSGLCPKCDIRPALERLGIKAMNHGASDGLQWIETRGEELKSFASCDGRHIASVRQAQWDDYENIMEKAQKAFAYWRMVPAPRRGEIVRQMGEAFRRHKEDLGRLVSYEMGKIYQEGLGEVQEMIDIADFSLGISRQLYGFTMHSERPRHRMYEQYHPLGVVGVITAFNFPVAVWAWNAMIALVTGNVVVWKPSSKVPLCAVAIHNIIREVLVANQVPAGVVNLVIGSSKHIGDNFLADKRLPLISCTGSVAVGRRVARIVGERLGKSLLELGGNNAIIVSNKANLDLAIRATVFGAVGTAGQRCTTTRRLIIHEEIYDTFVQRLINAYKQVKIGCPLDPEVLMGPLIDRSAVEAYLHALEQLGKEGGRILFGGRVLEGPGYESGCYVEPVLAEAENHFKIVQEETFAPILYLMKYKTIEEAIAMNNGVPQGLSSSIFSTDIMETEQFLSHEGSDCGIANVNIGTSGAEIGGAFGGEKETGGGRESGSDAWKFYMRRQTNTINWSTDLPFAQGIKFVI; from the coding sequence ATGACCAACCAGACAACGCTTAGCGGACTTTGTCCCAAATGCGACATCCGGCCGGCCCTGGAGAGGCTTGGCATCAAAGCTATGAACCATGGCGCCAGCGATGGCCTGCAGTGGATAGAAACCAGGGGCGAAGAGCTGAAAAGCTTTGCCAGCTGCGATGGCAGGCACATCGCTTCGGTGCGGCAGGCCCAATGGGACGATTATGAAAACATCATGGAGAAAGCGCAGAAAGCCTTTGCATACTGGCGCATGGTACCGGCACCCCGCCGGGGCGAGATTGTGCGGCAAATGGGCGAGGCTTTCCGCCGGCACAAGGAAGACCTCGGACGCCTGGTGAGTTACGAAATGGGTAAAATCTACCAGGAAGGTCTGGGCGAAGTACAGGAAATGATCGACATTGCCGACTTTTCGTTGGGTATCTCGCGGCAGCTTTACGGATTTACCATGCACAGCGAGCGGCCGCGGCACCGCATGTACGAGCAATATCATCCCCTTGGCGTGGTCGGGGTAATCACCGCCTTCAACTTTCCGGTGGCCGTTTGGGCCTGGAACGCCATGATCGCGCTGGTAACCGGCAATGTGGTGGTGTGGAAGCCTTCATCCAAAGTCCCGCTATGTGCCGTGGCCATTCACAACATCATCCGGGAGGTGCTGGTGGCCAATCAGGTGCCGGCGGGCGTGGTTAACCTGGTCATCGGTAGCAGCAAACATATAGGCGACAATTTTCTGGCCGACAAGCGCCTGCCGCTCATCAGCTGCACCGGAAGCGTGGCCGTCGGACGCCGTGTGGCGCGCATTGTGGGCGAACGTCTTGGCAAAAGCCTGCTCGAGCTGGGCGGCAACAATGCCATCATCGTGAGCAACAAAGCCAACCTCGATCTGGCAATCCGCGCCACAGTTTTCGGCGCGGTGGGTACGGCCGGACAAAGGTGCACCACCACCCGCAGACTCATTATCCACGAAGAGATTTACGACACTTTCGTGCAACGGCTCATCAATGCGTACAAACAAGTGAAGATCGGTTGCCCCCTCGACCCTGAAGTGCTGATGGGACCGCTCATCGACCGCAGTGCCGTTGAAGCTTACCTGCATGCCCTGGAGCAACTCGGCAAAGAAGGCGGACGCATTCTCTTTGGTGGCAGGGTACTCGAAGGACCAGGTTATGAATCAGGTTGTTACGTAGAACCTGTGCTGGCCGAAGCCGAAAACCACTTCAAAATTGTACAGGAAGAAACCTTTGCACCCATCCTCTACCTTATGAAGTATAAAACCATTGAGGAAGCCATTGCCATGAACAATGGTGTACCGCAAGGGCTGTCGTCCTCCATCTTCAGTACCGACATCATGGAAACCGAGCAATTTCTCTCGCACGAAGGTTCCGACTGTGGCATTGCCAACGTGAATATCGGGACTTCGGGAGCCGAGATAGGCGGGGCTTTCGGAGGTGAGAAAGAAACCGGAGGCGGGCGCGAGTCGGGCAGCGATGCCTGGAAGTTTTACATGCGCCGGCAGACCAACACCATCAACTGGAGCACCGACCTGCCTTTTGCGCAAGGCATTAAATTTGTAATCTGA
- a CDS encoding LysR family transcriptional regulator encodes MDKPPRPSRNEVFLNYKIWLSGITGHGRVSAEAFALLEQTAISGRLTQAAEALGISYRKAWGLIKEAEEILGYPLLDTQRGGKDGGNSSLTPAALKLLEAYHALQQKFDQQVEQAYQEFLAKISSQ; translated from the coding sequence ATGGACAAACCACCCCGCCCCTCGCGCAATGAGGTGTTTCTCAACTACAAAATATGGCTATCGGGCATCACCGGGCACGGCAGGGTATCGGCCGAAGCATTCGCGCTGCTCGAACAAACAGCCATCTCCGGTCGCCTGACGCAGGCCGCCGAAGCCCTGGGTATCAGCTACCGCAAAGCATGGGGACTGATCAAAGAAGCAGAGGAGATCCTGGGCTACCCCCTGCTCGACACCCAGCGCGGGGGAAAAGATGGCGGCAACTCGAGCCTGACACCCGCTGCCCTCAAACTGCTCGAAGCCTACCATGCCCTGCAGCAAAAATTTGACCAGCAGGTCGAACAAGCCTATCAGGAATTTCTGGCAAAGATATCCAGTCAATGA
- a CDS encoding tetratricopeptide repeat protein, producing the protein MKNLDRIERYVNHEMDEDVLWEFKKELENNPQLAQELAIVRGLKLTSQSADNLKLMGIMEEIRQQNQPAKQRSLVSRRTLAYAASLLLLATLGILLWQNVFSNRHHHKLYAAYYQPEPVSFAVRSTTMGSDQPVMLGLNYFEQGNFAKAIESFNQSPGNAMGKLYNGLANMELGNFEQAIAQFKSILAGQDNLFTDQAAWYLSMCYLKTNKTKELESMLRQIASGRSIYKTKAQKLMKELGMHETD; encoded by the coding sequence ATGAAAAACCTTGACAGAATTGAGCGTTACGTAAACCACGAGATGGACGAAGACGTACTGTGGGAGTTCAAAAAAGAGCTTGAAAATAATCCGCAACTTGCACAGGAGCTTGCAATAGTGCGCGGTTTAAAGCTAACTTCGCAGTCGGCTGACAATCTCAAACTTATGGGTATCATGGAAGAAATCCGACAGCAAAACCAGCCTGCGAAACAACGCAGCCTGGTTAGCCGGCGCACCCTCGCATATGCTGCGAGCCTGCTGCTGCTCGCCACGCTCGGAATCTTGCTTTGGCAAAATGTTTTTTCCAACAGGCATCATCACAAACTATATGCTGCCTATTATCAGCCCGAGCCTGTATCGTTTGCTGTCCGATCGACCACGATGGGAAGCGACCAGCCCGTGATGCTGGGACTGAACTACTTTGAGCAAGGCAACTTTGCCAAAGCCATCGAAAGCTTCAACCAGTCGCCCGGCAATGCCATGGGCAAGCTTTACAACGGGCTGGCCAATATGGAGCTGGGAAATTTCGAACAGGCCATCGCTCAGTTCAAAAGTATATTGGCCGGACAGGACAACCTATTTACCGACCAGGCCGCATGGTACCTGAGCATGTGTTATCTGAAAACAAACAAAACAAAAGAGCTCGAAAGCATGCTCCGCCAGATTGCCTCCGGCCGGAGCATTTATAAGACCAAGGCCCAGAAACTGATGAAAGAGCTGGGAATGCACGAAACCGACTAA
- a CDS encoding sigma-70 family RNA polymerase sigma factor, producing the protein MGEQKGKFSDDEILNGIRVHDRDVLEHLYKEVFPLVSSVLSDEGCTDDDVWDVFQETLGAIYSKLVAGDGPMKLNSSFTTFFVAVSKHVWHKHLRRMQADKRYHDEQRSLMKTVELDQMEDHIRDSIRLRLMWRNFGKLKPECRQLIEGIAKGLGASELMNFSPLSSRQAFYNKRRICIERLIQLIKNDPDYFIFKDYEKP; encoded by the coding sequence ATGGGTGAACAAAAAGGAAAATTCAGCGATGATGAGATCCTCAATGGCATCAGGGTACACGATCGGGATGTGCTGGAACACCTTTACAAGGAAGTATTTCCTTTAGTGAGTTCGGTACTTTCCGACGAAGGTTGTACGGATGATGATGTTTGGGATGTATTCCAGGAAACGCTCGGGGCAATTTACAGCAAACTTGTCGCAGGCGATGGTCCGATGAAGCTGAACTCCTCGTTCACAACGTTCTTTGTTGCGGTTAGTAAACATGTCTGGCACAAGCACCTGCGCAGAATGCAGGCGGACAAGCGGTATCATGACGAGCAACGATCGCTGATGAAGACCGTGGAGCTCGACCAAATGGAAGATCACATACGCGACAGCATCCGCCTGAGGCTGATGTGGCGCAACTTTGGCAAACTGAAGCCCGAGTGCCGCCAGCTCATCGAAGGCATCGCCAAAGGACTGGGGGCCTCCGAATTGATGAACTTCAGCCCGCTTAGCTCGCGTCAGGCATTTTACAACAAGCGCCGCATCTGCATCGAGAGATTAATTCAACTAATTAAAAATGATCCAGATTACTTTATTTTCAAAGACTATGAAAAACCTTGA
- a CDS encoding endonuclease, which translates to MTKSWRITGGKIIGLSMVALLFAGFSAFAQPRSMRVMFWNVENFFDVEVDSTRDYNAFTPEGEQRWTYSRFTAKRNNVFKTLVAIGEGDLPHIIGFCEVENERVLRELTQNTPLRQARYRIIHYESPDRRGIDAALIYRPDHLRLLSSWAIPVVDQTDPNFKTRDILRATFLVGDADTLHVFVNHWPSRYGGQIESVERRFLAASVLRHQADSILARHAEAKLLMMGDFNDTPTDESLLLHLRALPPGKTTSSTDLVNLFAHNKHLGHEGTLKHQHSWQIFDMVIVSQGLLNPGRGLRYQAGSARIFASDFLLQDDERYLGNKIFRTYMGPTYLGGFADHLPVYVDLEWVEEL; encoded by the coding sequence ATGACAAAATCGTGGCGCATCACGGGCGGAAAAATCATCGGGCTGTCGATGGTGGCCTTGTTGTTTGCGGGCTTTTCGGCATTTGCCCAGCCGCGCAGCATGCGGGTGATGTTCTGGAATGTTGAAAACTTCTTTGATGTGGAAGTTGACAGCACACGCGATTACAACGCCTTCACCCCCGAAGGCGAGCAGCGCTGGACTTACAGCCGCTTCACAGCCAAGCGCAACAATGTTTTCAAAACTCTGGTAGCCATTGGTGAGGGTGACCTGCCGCATATCATAGGCTTTTGCGAGGTGGAAAATGAGCGTGTTTTGCGCGAGCTCACCCAGAACACGCCCCTGCGTCAGGCGCGTTACCGCATCATCCACTACGAATCGCCCGACCGCAGAGGCATTGATGCGGCCCTGATCTATCGTCCTGACCACCTCAGGTTGCTGAGCAGCTGGGCCATTCCGGTCGTTGACCAGACTGATCCGAATTTCAAAACCCGCGACATTTTGCGGGCCACCTTTCTGGTGGGCGATGCCGATACCTTGCATGTGTTTGTGAACCACTGGCCTTCGCGCTACGGTGGCCAGATTGAATCGGTGGAGCGGCGTTTTCTTGCTGCCTCGGTGCTCAGGCATCAGGCCGACAGCATCCTGGCACGCCATGCCGAAGCCAAGCTGCTGATGATGGGCGATTTTAACGACACCCCGACCGACGAAAGCCTGCTGCTGCACCTGCGGGCGCTCCCTCCAGGCAAGACCACCAGCAGCACCGACCTGGTCAACCTTTTTGCCCACAACAAACATCTTGGGCATGAGGGCACCCTGAAACACCAGCACAGCTGGCAAATATTTGATATGGTTATCGTCAGCCAGGGCCTGCTCAACCCCGGCCGGGGGTTGCGTTACCAGGCCGGCAGCGCCCGCATCTTTGCCTCAGATTTTCTGCTTCAGGACGACGAGCGCTACCTCGGAAATAAAATCTTCCGCACTTATATGGGACCGACATATCTGGGTGGTTTTGCCGACCACCTTCCGGTATATGTGGACCTGGAGTGGGTTGAGGAACTTTAG
- a CDS encoding chemotaxis protein CheB encodes MAKISKTRYAAVAVGTSAGGMKALKQMIEALSPAFGLPMFVVQHLSPQSDSFLPRYLSQFTHLKVKEADPNEPVKPGHVYTAPPNYHMLVERDRSILLSVDEKVNFARPSIDVMFESAAWTYQQRLIGILLTGANNDGARGMCTIKSLGGLTIAQSPDEAEVPAMPESAINLGCASMVLTIKEIASFLNAIAA; translated from the coding sequence ATGGCAAAAATTTCAAAGACCAGATATGCTGCCGTGGCTGTGGGCACATCGGCAGGCGGAATGAAAGCCCTGAAACAGATGATTGAGGCCCTCTCCCCCGCTTTCGGGCTGCCCATGTTTGTGGTTCAGCACCTCAGCCCGCAATCCGACAGCTTCCTGCCCCGCTACCTGAGCCAGTTCACGCATCTTAAGGTCAAAGAAGCTGATCCGAACGAGCCTGTGAAACCAGGACATGTGTACACCGCACCGCCTAACTACCATATGCTCGTGGAGCGCGATCGGAGCATCCTGCTCAGCGTGGACGAAAAAGTCAACTTTGCACGTCCTTCCATCGACGTGATGTTCGAGAGTGCGGCCTGGACCTACCAGCAAAGGCTCATCGGCATTCTGCTTACAGGGGCCAACAACGACGGTGCCAGGGGCATGTGTACCATCAAGTCGCTGGGCGGACTCACCATTGCCCAATCGCCCGATGAAGCAGAGGTGCCGGCCATGCCCGAATCGGCCATCAACCTGGGCTGCGCCTCTATGGTGCTAACCATCAAAGAGATAGCAAGCTTTCTGAATGCGATTGCTGCCTGA
- a CDS encoding protein-glutamate O-methyltransferase CheR has translation MSQAENTKEQHELFKQDLEIRLLLEAIAQVYGYDFRGYNQAHVRRRILNRVNTLGLKSVSQLQHKLLHEEHFIEILLRDLSINVTEMFRDPGFYNSMRKEVVPVLRTYPYIKVWHAGCSTGEEVYSFAILLQEEGLLNRAQIYATDFNPVVLETARKGIYPVSRIKEYTQNYQASGGLCSFSDYYIARYDSVIMDQSLRKNIVFAEHNLVTDNVFAEVHIIICRNVLIYFNKELQNRVLKLFTESLVKGGFLGLGSKETIMFTDVADAYMVVDGNEKIYKKKILLGI, from the coding sequence ATGAGCCAGGCCGAAAACACAAAAGAACAGCATGAACTATTCAAGCAGGACCTCGAAATCAGGCTCCTGCTCGAGGCCATCGCGCAGGTATATGGCTATGATTTCCGTGGCTACAACCAGGCACATGTGCGCAGGCGCATCCTCAACCGGGTGAACACGCTGGGGCTGAAAAGCGTTTCGCAATTGCAGCACAAACTGCTTCACGAAGAACATTTTATCGAAATCCTGCTCCGCGACCTGTCGATCAATGTCACAGAAATGTTTCGCGATCCGGGCTTCTACAACAGTATGCGAAAAGAAGTGGTGCCCGTGCTCAGAACCTATCCCTATATCAAAGTCTGGCATGCAGGCTGCTCCACAGGCGAAGAAGTTTACAGTTTTGCCATCCTGCTGCAGGAGGAAGGCTTGCTCAACCGGGCACAGATTTATGCCACCGACTTCAATCCCGTTGTGCTCGAAACAGCACGAAAAGGCATCTACCCGGTGAGCCGCATCAAGGAATACACCCAGAACTATCAGGCCTCAGGCGGCCTTTGCTCGTTTTCCGACTATTACATTGCCCGCTACGACTCGGTCATCATGGACCAGAGCCTGAGGAAAAACATTGTTTTCGCCGAACACAACCTGGTCACCGACAATGTGTTTGCCGAGGTACACATCATCATCTGCCGCAATGTCCTGATCTACTTCAACAAAGAATTGCAGAACAGGGTGTTGAAACTTTTCACCGAAAGTCTTGTCAAGGGAGGATTCCTCGGGCTGGGTTCAAAGGAAACCATTATGTTTACCGATGTGGCTGATGCATATATGGTGGTTGATGGCAACGAAAAGATTTACAAAAAGAAAATCCTGCTGGGGATCTGA